In one Pseudomonas fitomaticsae genomic region, the following are encoded:
- the rpoB gene encoding DNA-directed RNA polymerase subunit beta codes for MAYSYTEKKRIRKDFSKLPDVMDVPYLLAIQLDSYREFLQAGATKDQFRDVGLHAAFKSVFPIISYSGNAALEYVGYRLGEPAFDVKECVLRGVTFAVPLRVKVRLIIFDKESSNKAIKDIKEQEVYMGEIPLMTENGTFVINGTERVIVSQLHRSPGVFFDHDRGKTHSSGKLLYSARIIPYRGSWLDFEFDPKDCVFVRIDRRRKLPASVLLRALGYTTEEVLDAFYTTNVFHVKGEGLSLELVPQRLRGEVAVLDIQDDKGKVIVEQGRRITARHINQLEKAGIKELDVPLDYVLGRTTAKAIVHPATGEILAECNTELSTEILAKIAKAGVVRIETLYTNDIDCGPFVSDTLKIDSTSNQLEALVEIYRMMRPGEPPTKDAAETLFNNLFFSPERYDLSAVGRMKFNRRIGRTEIEGSGVLCKEDIVAVLKTLVDIRNGKGIVDDIDHLGNRRVRCVGEMAENQFRVGLVRVERAVKERLSMAESEGLMPQDLINAKPVAAAVKEFFGSSQLSQFMDQNNPLSEITHKRRVSALGPGGLTRERAGFEVRDVHPTHYGRVCPIETPEGPNIGLINSLAAYARTNQYGFLESPYRVVKEGVVTDDIVFLSAIEEADHVIAQASATMNEQKVLIDELVAVRHLNEFTVKAPEDVTLMDVSPKQVVSVAASLIPFLEHDDANRALMGSNMQRQAVPTLRADKPLVGTGMERNVARDSGVCVVARRGGVIDSVDASRIVVRVADDEVETGEAGVDIYNLTKYTRSNQNTCINQRPLVSKGDRVQRSDIMADGPSTDMGELALGQNMRIAFMAWNGFNFEDSICLSERVVQEDRFTTIHIQELTCVARDTKLGPEEITADIPNVGEAALNKLDEAGIVYVGAEVGAGDILVGKVTPKGETQLTPEEKLLRAIFGEKASDVKDTSLRVPTGTKGTVIDVQVFTRDGVERDARALSIEKSQLDEIRKDLNEEFRIVEGATFERLRSALVGHKAEGGAGLKKGQDITDEVLDGLEHGQWFKLRMAEDALNEQLEKAQAYIVDRRRLLDDKFEDKKRKLQQGDDLAPGVLKIVKVYLAIRRRIQPGDKMAGRHGNKGVVSVIMPVEDMPHDANGTPVDVVLNPLGVPSRMNVGQILETHLGLAAKGLGEKINRMVEEQRKVAELRTFLDEIYNQIGGRNEDLDSFSDQEILDLAKNLRGGVPMATPVFDGAKESEIKAMLKLADLPESGQMQLTDGRTGNKFERPVTVGYMYMLKLNHLVDDKMHARSTGSYSLVTQQPLGGKAQFGGQRFGEMEVWALEAYGAAYTLQEMLTVKSDDVNGRTKMYKNIVDGDHRMEPGMPESFNVLIKEIRSLGIDIDLETE; via the coding sequence ATGGCTTACTCATATACTGAGAAAAAACGTATCCGCAAGGACTTTAGCAAGTTGCCGGACGTCATGGATGTGCCTTACCTCCTGGCCATCCAGCTGGATTCGTATCGTGAATTCTTGCAAGCGGGAGCGACTAAAGATCAGTTCCGCGACGTGGGCCTGCATGCGGCCTTCAAATCCGTTTTCCCGATCATCAGCTACTCCGGCAATGCTGCGCTGGAGTACGTCGGTTATCGCCTGGGCGAACCGGCATTTGATGTCAAAGAATGCGTATTGCGCGGTGTAACTTTCGCCGTACCTTTGCGGGTAAAAGTGCGCCTGATCATTTTCGACAAAGAATCGTCGAACAAAGCGATCAAGGACATCAAAGAGCAAGAAGTCTACATGGGTGAAATCCCATTGATGACTGAGAACGGTACCTTCGTAATCAACGGTACCGAGCGTGTTATCGTTTCCCAGCTGCACCGTTCCCCGGGCGTGTTCTTCGACCACGACCGTGGCAAGACGCACAGCTCCGGCAAACTGCTGTACTCCGCGCGCATCATTCCTTACCGCGGTTCGTGGCTGGACTTCGAGTTCGACCCGAAAGACTGCGTATTCGTGCGTATCGACCGTCGTCGCAAGCTGCCGGCCTCGGTACTGCTGCGCGCGCTCGGTTATACCACCGAGGAAGTGCTGGACGCGTTCTACACCACCAACGTATTCCACGTGAAAGGCGAAGGCCTGAGCCTGGAGCTGGTGCCTCAGCGCCTGCGTGGTGAAGTTGCGGTTCTCGACATCCAGGACGACAAAGGCAAGGTGATCGTCGAGCAGGGCCGTCGTATTACTGCCCGCCACATCAACCAGCTGGAAAAAGCCGGGATCAAAGAGCTGGACGTGCCTCTGGATTACGTTCTGGGTCGTACGACCGCCAAGGCGATCGTGCATCCGGCTACCGGTGAGATCCTGGCAGAGTGCAACACCGAGCTGTCGACCGAAATCCTGGCGAAAATCGCCAAGGCCGGCGTCGTACGCATCGAAACTCTGTACACCAACGACATCGACTGCGGTCCGTTCGTTTCCGACACGCTGAAGATCGACTCCACCAGCAACCAATTGGAAGCGCTGGTCGAGATCTATCGCATGATGCGTCCAGGCGAGCCGCCAACCAAAGACGCTGCCGAGACCCTGTTCAACAACCTGTTCTTCAGCCCTGAGCGCTATGACCTGTCTGCGGTCGGCCGGATGAAGTTCAACCGTCGTATCGGTCGTACCGAGATCGAAGGTTCGGGCGTGCTGTGCAAGGAAGACATCGTCGCGGTACTGAAGACTCTGGTCGACATCCGTAACGGTAAAGGCATCGTCGACGACATCGACCACCTGGGTAACCGTCGTGTTCGCTGCGTAGGCGAAATGGCCGAGAACCAGTTCCGCGTTGGCCTGGTACGTGTTGAGCGTGCGGTCAAAGAGCGTCTGTCGATGGCTGAAAGCGAAGGCCTGATGCCGCAAGACCTGATCAACGCCAAGCCAGTGGCTGCGGCGGTGAAAGAGTTCTTCGGTTCCAGCCAGCTGTCGCAGTTCATGGACCAGAACAACCCGCTGTCCGAGATCACCCACAAGCGTCGTGTCTCTGCACTCGGCCCTGGCGGTCTGACTCGTGAGCGCGCGGGCTTCGAAGTCCGTGACGTACACCCGACTCACTACGGTCGTGTCTGCCCGATTGAAACGCCGGAAGGTCCGAACATCGGTCTGATCAACTCCCTGGCTGCTTACGCTCGCACCAACCAGTACGGCTTCCTCGAGAGCCCGTACCGCGTGGTGAAAGAGGGTGTGGTCACCGACGACATCGTGTTCCTGTCCGCCATTGAAGAAGCCGATCACGTGATCGCGCAGGCTTCGGCGACCATGAACGAGCAGAAAGTCCTGATCGACGAACTGGTAGCTGTACGTCACCTGAACGAATTCACCGTCAAGGCGCCGGAAGACGTTACCTTGATGGACGTTTCGCCGAAGCAGGTAGTTTCGGTTGCAGCGTCGCTGATTCCGTTCCTCGAGCACGACGACGCCAACCGTGCGTTGATGGGTTCGAACATGCAGCGTCAAGCTGTACCAACCCTGCGCGCTGACAAGCCGCTGGTAGGTACCGGCATGGAGCGTAACGTGGCTCGCGACTCCGGCGTTTGCGTCGTGGCTCGTCGTGGCGGCGTGATCGATTCCGTTGATGCCAGCCGTATCGTGGTTCGTGTTGCCGATGACGAAGTTGAAACCGGCGAAGCTGGTGTCGACATCTACAACCTGACCAAATACACCCGCTCGAACCAGAACACCTGCATCAACCAGCGTCCGCTGGTGAGCAAGGGTGATCGCGTTCAGCGTAGCGACATCATGGCCGACGGCCCGTCCACCGACATGGGTGAACTGGCTCTGGGTCAGAACATGCGCATCGCGTTCATGGCATGGAACGGCTTCAACTTCGAAGACTCCATCTGCCTGTCCGAGCGTGTGGTTCAGGAAGACCGCTTCACCACGATCCACATTCAGGAACTGACCTGTGTGGCCCGTGACACCAAGCTTGGCCCAGAGGAAATCACTGCGGACATCCCGAACGTGGGTGAAGCTGCACTGAACAAGCTGGACGAAGCCGGTATCGTTTACGTAGGTGCTGAAGTCGGCGCAGGCGACATCCTGGTAGGCAAGGTCACTCCGAAAGGCGAGACCCAGCTGACTCCGGAAGAAAAACTGCTGCGTGCGATCTTCGGTGAAAAAGCCAGCGACGTTAAAGACACCTCCCTGCGCGTGCCAACCGGCACCAAAGGTACTGTCATCGACGTACAGGTCTTCACTCGTGACGGCGTTGAGCGTGATGCTCGTGCACTGTCGATCGAGAAGTCCCAGCTGGACGAGATCCGCAAGGATCTGAACGAAGAGTTCCGCATCGTTGAAGGCGCGACCTTCGAGCGTCTGCGTTCCGCTCTGGTAGGCCACAAGGCTGAAGGCGGCGCGGGCCTGAAGAAAGGTCAGGACATCACCGACGAAGTACTCGACGGTCTTGAGCATGGTCAGTGGTTCAAACTGCGCATGGCTGAAGATGCTCTGAACGAGCAGCTCGAGAAGGCTCAGGCCTACATCGTTGATCGTCGCCGTCTGCTGGACGACAAGTTCGAAGACAAGAAGCGCAAACTGCAGCAGGGCGATGACCTGGCTCCAGGCGTGCTGAAGATCGTCAAGGTTTACCTGGCAATCCGTCGTCGCATCCAGCCGGGCGACAAGATGGCCGGTCGTCACGGTAACAAAGGTGTGGTCTCCGTGATCATGCCGGTTGAAGACATGCCGCACGATGCCAATGGCACCCCGGTCGACGTGGTCCTCAACCCGCTGGGCGTACCTTCGCGTATGAACGTTGGTCAGATCCTTGAAACCCACCTGGGCCTCGCGGCCAAAGGTCTGGGCGAGAAGATCAACCGGATGGTCGAAGAACAGCGCAAAGTCGCTGAGCTGCGTACCTTCCTGGACGAGATCTACAACCAGATCGGCGGTCGTAACGAAGATCTGGACAGCTTCTCCGATCAGGAAATCCTGGATCTGGCGAAGAACCTGCGTGGTGGTGTTCCTATGGCCACTCCAGTGTTCGACGGTGCCAAGGAAAGCGAAATCAAGGCCATGCTGAAACTGGCAGACCTGCCAGAAAGCGGCCAGATGCAGCTGACCGACGGCCGTACCGGCAACAAGTTCGAGCGTCCAGTTACCGTTGGCTACATGTACATGCTGAAGCTGAACCACTTGGTAGACGACAAGATGCACGCGCGTTCTACCGGTTCGTACAGCCTGGTTACCCAGCAGCCGCTGGGTGGTAAGGCGCAGTTCGGTGGTCAGCGTTTCGGGGAGATGGAGGTCTGGGCACTGGAAGCATACGGTGCTGCTTACACTCTGCAAGAAATGCTCACAGTGAAGTCGGACGATGTGAACGGCCGGACCAAGATGTACAAAAACATCGTGGACGGCGATCACCGTATGGAGCCGGGCATGCCCGAGTCCTTCAACGTGTTGATCAAGGAAATTCGTTCCCTCGGCATCGATATCGATCTGGAAACCGAATAA